From Thermus albus, one genomic window encodes:
- the gcvT gene encoding glycine cleavage system aminomethyltransferase GcvT translates to MKRTPLYEAHLRHGGRMVEFAGYALPLQYTSILEEHLSVRREAGLFDVSHMGEFLIRGPGALAFLQWATVNDASKLRVGRAQYSMLPNARGGVVDDIYLYRLAEEEYLMVVNAANIAKDFAHLKELARGFAVELTDVSEETALLALQGPKAASLLQGLTDADLSQRKKNDVFAARVAGRPARLARTGYTGEDGFELFLAPGDAEEVFEALLAAGAKPAGLGARDTLRLEAGFPLYGHELTDATNPLCTPWAWVVKREKEYYGKEAMLATPCADKLIGLVLEVGIPREGYGVYSGDRAVGRVTSGGYSPLLERGIALAYVEKEAEGPFVVEVRGRKVGASLSPLPFVPLK, encoded by the coding sequence ATGAAGCGGACACCCCTTTATGAAGCCCACCTGCGCCACGGGGGGCGCATGGTGGAGTTTGCCGGCTATGCTCTGCCCTTGCAGTACACCTCCATCCTGGAGGAGCACCTTTCCGTGCGCCGGGAGGCGGGGCTTTTTGACGTGAGCCACATGGGGGAGTTTCTCATCCGGGGCCCTGGGGCCTTGGCCTTCCTCCAGTGGGCCACGGTGAACGATGCCTCCAAGCTTAGGGTGGGCCGGGCCCAGTACTCCATGCTTCCCAACGCCCGCGGGGGGGTGGTGGACGACATCTACCTGTACCGTCTGGCGGAGGAGGAGTACCTCATGGTGGTGAACGCCGCCAACATCGCCAAGGACTTTGCCCACCTGAAGGAGCTTGCCCGGGGCTTTGCCGTGGAGCTCACCGACGTCTCGGAGGAAACCGCCCTTCTGGCCCTCCAGGGGCCTAAGGCGGCCTCCCTCCTCCAGGGATTGACCGATGCCGACCTTTCGCAAAGGAAGAAGAACGACGTGTTCGCCGCTCGTGTGGCGGGCCGGCCCGCCCGCCTGGCCCGGACCGGGTACACCGGGGAGGATGGCTTTGAGCTGTTCCTGGCCCCGGGGGATGCCGAAGAGGTCTTTGAGGCCCTGTTGGCGGCGGGGGCCAAACCCGCAGGCCTAGGGGCCCGGGATACCCTGCGCTTGGAAGCCGGCTTTCCCCTTTACGGCCACGAGCTCACCGACGCCACCAACCCCCTGTGCACCCCCTGGGCCTGGGTGGTGAAGAGGGAGAAGGAGTACTACGGCAAGGAGGCGATGCTGGCCACGCCGTGCGCGGATAAGCTCATCGGCCTGGTGTTGGAGGTGGGGATTCCCCGGGAGGGGTATGGGGTGTACTCCGGTGACCGGGCGGTGGGCCGGGTGACCAGCGGGGGCTATTCTCCCCTATTGGAAAGGGGCATCGCCTTGGCCTATGTGGAGAAGGAGGCGGAGGGACCTTTTGTGGTGGAGGTCAGGGGACGGAAGGTTGGGGCTTCCCTTAGCCCTTTGCCCTTTGTACCGCTAAAATAG
- a CDS encoding NAD-dependent malic enzyme: MPVSRYYDVKRDERGERYLEPYVSGFLLLRLPLLNKGTAFTEEERRALGLEGLLPPHVNTLEEQKERVYRRYRLIQSPLEKHIYLRHLQDRNEVLFYALLVDHLEEMLPILYTPTVGEAVREFSHIYRYPRGFTASTRNIDLIDQALANVPLEEVRLIVATDSSAILGIGDQGYGGMAISIGKLTIYTAAGGVGPDKTLPVELDVGTDREDLLKDPLYLGVRHKRLRGEEYYRFLDRFVEAVRKRYPKALIQWEDFAKEAAFHVLERYRKVVPSFNDDIQGTGAVALAGVLSACRLKGEKLSEQTIVIYGAGAGGIGVAWALKEGLKREGLSEEEAQARILVLDSKGLLLAGRSMEPYKQPYAQKPERVAGWDFSGPYPNLLETIRNARATVLLGLSGQGGSFTEPVVRAMLENTPRPVIFPLSNPTSASEALPDDLIYWTEGRALVAAGSPFPPVGYMGRTIPIGQGNNAFIFPGLGLGAVLARAREVTDGMVLEAAYALYDYTQSHFPELLYPPVARLREVSPYVAARVMQKALEEGVAEEERVKGLSFKGLMEFVRSRFWEPKYLPYRPAPVI, encoded by the coding sequence ATGCCGGTTAGCCGCTATTACGACGTCAAACGGGACGAACGGGGTGAGCGGTACCTGGAGCCCTATGTCTCCGGTTTTCTTCTCCTTAGGCTTCCCCTCCTCAACAAGGGTACGGCCTTCACCGAGGAGGAGCGAAGAGCCCTGGGCCTCGAGGGCCTCCTTCCTCCCCATGTGAACACCCTGGAGGAGCAAAAGGAGCGGGTCTACCGCCGCTACCGCCTTATCCAAAGCCCTTTGGAGAAGCACATCTACCTGCGCCACCTCCAGGACCGCAACGAGGTCCTCTTCTATGCCCTGTTGGTGGACCACCTGGAGGAGATGCTCCCCATCCTCTACACCCCCACGGTGGGGGAGGCGGTGCGGGAGTTTTCCCACATCTACCGGTATCCCCGGGGCTTTACCGCCAGCACCCGCAACATTGACCTCATAGACCAGGCCCTGGCCAACGTGCCCTTGGAGGAGGTCCGCCTCATCGTGGCCACGGACTCCTCGGCCATCCTGGGCATCGGGGACCAGGGATATGGGGGCATGGCCATCTCCATCGGAAAGCTCACCATCTACACCGCCGCCGGGGGTGTGGGCCCGGATAAAACCCTTCCCGTGGAGCTGGACGTGGGCACGGACCGGGAGGACCTCCTCAAGGACCCCCTTTACCTGGGGGTGCGGCACAAGCGCCTAAGGGGGGAGGAGTACTACCGCTTCCTGGACCGCTTCGTGGAGGCGGTGCGCAAGCGCTACCCCAAGGCCCTCATCCAGTGGGAGGACTTCGCCAAGGAAGCGGCCTTCCACGTGCTGGAGCGCTACCGCAAGGTGGTGCCCTCCTTCAACGACGACATCCAAGGCACGGGGGCGGTGGCCCTGGCGGGGGTGCTCTCCGCCTGCCGCCTGAAGGGGGAGAAGCTTTCGGAGCAGACCATCGTCATCTACGGGGCTGGGGCCGGGGGGATTGGGGTGGCCTGGGCGTTGAAGGAGGGCCTAAAACGGGAAGGCCTTTCGGAGGAGGAGGCCCAAGCCCGGATCCTGGTTTTGGACTCCAAGGGGTTGCTCCTGGCAGGGCGCAGCATGGAGCCCTACAAGCAACCTTACGCGCAAAAGCCCGAGCGGGTTGCGGGGTGGGACTTTTCAGGCCCGTATCCGAACCTACTGGAAACGATCCGCAATGCTAGGGCCACCGTGCTCCTTGGGCTTTCCGGCCAAGGGGGGAGCTTCACCGAACCCGTGGTGCGGGCCATGCTGGAAAATACCCCAAGGCCTGTTATCTTCCCGCTTTCCAACCCCACTTCCGCCTCCGAAGCCCTGCCGGACGATCTCATCTACTGGACGGAAGGGAGGGCCTTGGTGGCGGCGGGGAGCCCCTTCCCCCCAGTGGGGTACATGGGGCGGACGATTCCCATTGGCCAAGGCAACAACGCCTTCATCTTCCCCGGCCTGGGGCTGGGGGCGGTATTGGCCCGGGCCCGGGAGGTGACGGACGGGATGGTTCTAGAGGCGGCTTACGCCCTTTACGACTACACGCAAAGCCATTTCCCCGAGCTCCTTTACCCCCCGGTGGCCCGCCTTAGGGAGGTGTCCCCTTATGTGGCGGCCCGGGTGATGCAGAAGGCCCTCGAGGAGGGCGTGGCGGAGGAGGAACGGGTGAAGGGGCTTTCCTTCAAGGGGCTTATGGAGTTCGTGCGCAGCCGCTTCTGGGAGCCCAAGTACCTCCCCTACCGCCCAGCCCCGGTAATCTAA
- the murA gene encoding UDP-N-acetylglucosamine 1-carboxyvinyltransferase, with product MMLKDSRRGSRILRIEGGQPLSGELRIYPAKNAALPILAASLLTPEPITLLEVPRLRDVEVMLELLAHLGTRYQWEGRTLHLHTPEIQSTHAPYELVGQMRASFIVWGALLARVGEGRISLPGGCAFGARPVDQHVKALRALGAEVVEEESTFHARRTRPLRGRVVFDLPTVGGTEQAMLAVALGGEATLVQAAVEPEVEDLGHFLQMLGVEVQGLGSPILHIRGARRLGGGTYRIIPDRIEAGTYLLAAAATRGSITLFEARPDHLDALLDKLQQAGHKVEVGRDWVRLKATSHPEPFAVEAREYPGFPTDLQPVVTAYLATVPGQSTIMDRVYPDRFTHVGELARMGAELYLRDRTLLVNGKRLHGAQVKALDIRAGGGLVVAALAAEGVSEIEGVYFLERGYEHLEERLVALGARVNLAEVPLALAAD from the coding sequence ATGATGCTCAAGGACTCGCGGCGGGGCAGCAGGATCTTGCGGATTGAGGGAGGCCAGCCCCTTTCCGGTGAGTTGCGCATTTATCCAGCCAAAAATGCCGCTTTGCCCATCCTGGCAGCCAGCCTCCTCACCCCCGAGCCCATCACCCTTCTGGAGGTGCCGAGGCTCAGGGACGTGGAGGTGATGCTGGAGCTCTTAGCTCACCTGGGCACCCGTTACCAGTGGGAAGGGCGCACCCTGCACCTGCACACCCCCGAGATCCAGAGCACCCATGCCCCCTATGAGCTGGTGGGCCAGATGCGGGCCAGCTTCATCGTCTGGGGGGCCCTCCTCGCCCGGGTGGGGGAGGGGCGGATCTCCCTGCCGGGAGGGTGTGCCTTTGGGGCCCGGCCCGTGGACCAGCACGTGAAGGCCCTAAGGGCCTTGGGGGCGGAGGTGGTGGAGGAGGAAAGCACCTTCCACGCCCGTAGGACCCGGCCCCTAAGGGGGCGGGTGGTCTTTGACCTGCCCACGGTGGGAGGTACGGAGCAGGCCATGCTGGCCGTGGCCTTGGGGGGCGAGGCCACCTTGGTCCAGGCGGCGGTGGAACCCGAGGTGGAGGACCTGGGGCATTTCTTGCAGATGCTGGGGGTGGAGGTTCAGGGCCTGGGTAGCCCCATCCTGCACATCCGGGGTGCCCGGCGGCTGGGCGGAGGCACCTACCGCATCATCCCCGACCGGATCGAGGCCGGCACCTACCTCCTGGCAGCGGCGGCCACCCGGGGGTCCATCACCCTTTTTGAGGCCCGCCCCGACCACCTGGATGCTCTTTTGGATAAGCTGCAACAGGCCGGGCATAAGGTGGAGGTGGGCCGGGATTGGGTAAGGCTAAAGGCCACTTCCCACCCCGAGCCCTTCGCCGTGGAGGCCCGGGAGTACCCGGGGTTTCCCACGGACCTGCAGCCCGTCGTCACCGCTTACCTGGCCACGGTGCCCGGGCAGAGCACCATCATGGACCGGGTCTACCCGGATCGCTTCACCCACGTGGGGGAGCTGGCCCGGATGGGGGCCGAGCTTTACCTTCGGGACCGCACCCTCTTGGTGAACGGGAAGCGTTTGCACGGGGCCCAGGTGAAGGCCTTGGATATCCGCGCCGGGGGCGGGCTGGTGGTGGCCGCCCTGGCGGCGGAAGGGGTTTCCGAGATCGAGGGGGTGTACTTCCTGGAGCGGGGCTACGAGCACCTGGAGGAACGGCTAGTCGCCTTAGGGGCCAGGGTGAACCTGGCGGAGGTGCCCTTGGCCCTGGCGGCGGACTAG
- a CDS encoding transcriptional regulator — protein sequence MPKREKKRLQVVISEEQDALLTRAAYALSSPERLVSKSEVVRLAIAKIAQELEGRKEELAELLRQLEPEE from the coding sequence ATGCCCAAGAGAGAAAAAAAGCGGCTGCAGGTGGTCATCTCCGAGGAGCAGGACGCCCTCCTCACCCGGGCGGCCTACGCCCTTTCCAGCCCGGAGAGGCTGGTGTCCAAGTCGGAGGTGGTGCGCTTAGCCATCGCTAAGATAGCCCAAGAACTGGAAGGCCGTAAGGAAGAGCTGGCCGAACTCCTAAGGCAACTGGAGCCTGAAGAATAA
- the phoU gene encoding phosphate signaling complex protein PhoU gives MREVLDKALNELLEETLRMLSLVREMTQEATEALVEGNRAKAEEVIVKDREVDALELKIENQAITLIARHQPVASDLRLIFTVIKALTDLERAGDYAMHVAEDALLLAQDPPLKRYVILQEMAKRLLEMMDTLGKAVAEKDPALARQVLAMDDQVDSLYEEVTRELITYMLEDPRTLTKALTLMRVARSYERLGDHLENVAERVIYWLTGEVYRSPEDVY, from the coding sequence ATGAGGGAAGTATTGGATAAGGCGCTGAACGAACTCTTGGAAGAAACCCTAAGGATGCTCTCCCTGGTGCGGGAGATGACCCAGGAGGCCACGGAGGCCCTGGTGGAGGGCAACCGGGCCAAGGCGGAGGAGGTCATTGTCAAGGACAGGGAAGTGGATGCCCTGGAGCTGAAGATTGAGAACCAGGCCATCACCCTCATCGCCCGCCACCAGCCGGTGGCCTCGGACCTGCGCCTCATCTTCACGGTGATCAAGGCCCTCACCGACCTGGAGCGGGCCGGGGACTACGCCATGCACGTGGCCGAAGATGCCCTCCTTCTGGCCCAGGACCCACCGCTTAAGCGGTACGTGATCCTCCAGGAGATGGCCAAACGCCTTCTGGAGATGATGGACACCCTGGGCAAGGCGGTGGCGGAAAAGGACCCCGCCCTAGCCCGCCAGGTCCTGGCCATGGACGACCAGGTGGACAGCCTCTACGAGGAGGTCACCCGGGAACTCATCACCTACATGCTGGAAGACCCCCGCACCCTCACCAAGGCCCTAACCCTCATGCGGGTGGCCCGCAGCTACGAGCGCCTAGGGGACCATCTGGAAAACGTGGCGGAAAGGGTCATCTACTGGCTTACGGGCGAGGTCTACAGGTCCCCCGAGGACGTCTACTGA
- a CDS encoding sensor histidine kinase, with translation MKELLTEAWEEALEGLVLHQGRQVLYLNPKAAELLEVKRERVVGRPLLLALRDHRLEALALHGGERTLQVRGRTLRAKALPGRLYLLDETELHERLVALEEATQALAHELRTPLAGMGPLLEVLTPKTREEKEVLDLLKAEVARLSRLVRDLSLTQPGPKRTFVLQELWPRLQKLFRERLEGRQLEVHLPHTVHTDPEALFQILLNLLDNALKYGRDPIRLLSREAAGRLRVEVRDQGPELPDYEALFLPRHRGFQGGAGQGLGLYLVRRIAQGLGGEAYAHREGEENVFGVALPLH, from the coding sequence GTGAAGGAGCTTTTGACCGAGGCCTGGGAGGAAGCTTTAGAGGGGTTGGTTCTCCACCAAGGGAGGCAGGTCCTCTACCTGAACCCCAAGGCGGCGGAGCTTTTGGAGGTGAAACGGGAAAGGGTGGTGGGCCGCCCCCTCCTCTTGGCCCTCCGGGACCACCGCCTCGAGGCCTTGGCCCTTCACGGAGGGGAGCGCACCCTCCAGGTGCGGGGCCGCACCCTGAGGGCTAAGGCCCTGCCGGGCCGGCTCTACCTCCTGGACGAGACCGAGCTCCATGAGCGCCTCGTGGCCCTAGAGGAAGCCACCCAGGCCCTGGCCCACGAGCTCCGCACCCCTTTGGCGGGGATGGGGCCCCTCCTGGAGGTCCTTACCCCCAAAACCCGGGAGGAGAAGGAGGTGCTGGACCTCCTCAAGGCCGAGGTGGCCCGCCTTTCTCGGCTGGTGCGGGACCTCTCCCTAACCCAACCCGGCCCCAAGCGCACCTTTGTCCTGCAAGAGCTCTGGCCCCGCCTGCAGAAACTTTTCCGGGAAAGGCTTGAGGGAAGGCAACTGGAGGTTCACCTACCCCATACCGTCCACACGGATCCCGAGGCCCTCTTCCAAATCCTCCTGAACCTCTTGGACAACGCCCTCAAGTACGGCCGGGATCCCATCCGCCTCCTCTCCCGGGAGGCGGCGGGACGTTTGCGGGTGGAAGTCCGGGACCAGGGGCCCGAGCTCCCCGATTACGAGGCCCTCTTCCTCCCCCGTCACCGGGGGTTCCAAGGGGGCGCAGGCCAAGGCTTAGGGCTTTACCTGGTGCGGCGGATCGCCCAGGGTCTAGGCGGGGAAGCTTACGCCCATAGGGAGGGAGAGGAAAACGTCTTTGGCGTGGCTCTTCCTCTACACTAG
- a CDS encoding response regulator transcription factor: protein MATVLLVEDEPAVRLGVRLALEKAGHRVLEATTVGEAWRLLEEAEAVVLDWMLPDEPGTKLLDRMRQGPFPELPVLMLTARAEVRDRVEGLSRGADDYLVKPFATEELLARLEALLRRAGKRKVLKHGPLVLDLERKEASLEGQPLPLTRREFELLAFLAQRPGRVYSREELLEAVWGHDYLGTPRTVDQHVLQLREKLLEDSKAPRFLETVRGMGYRFKTPTRPTEGEG, encoded by the coding sequence ATGGCCACGGTCCTTCTGGTGGAGGACGAGCCCGCGGTACGGCTAGGGGTGAGGCTGGCCCTGGAAAAAGCCGGGCACCGGGTGCTGGAAGCCACCACCGTGGGGGAGGCCTGGCGGCTTCTGGAGGAGGCGGAAGCCGTGGTCCTAGACTGGATGCTTCCCGACGAGCCCGGGACAAAGCTTTTGGATCGGATGCGCCAAGGCCCCTTCCCCGAACTGCCCGTTCTGATGCTCACCGCCCGGGCCGAGGTACGGGACCGGGTGGAAGGGCTTTCCCGCGGAGCCGACGACTACCTGGTGAAGCCCTTCGCCACAGAGGAGCTTCTGGCCCGCCTCGAGGCCCTCCTGCGGCGCGCGGGCAAGCGGAAGGTGCTCAAGCATGGGCCCTTGGTCCTGGACCTAGAGCGGAAAGAGGCCAGCCTCGAGGGCCAGCCCCTTCCCCTCACCCGGCGGGAGTTTGAACTCTTGGCCTTCCTGGCCCAGCGCCCGGGCCGGGTCTACTCCCGGGAGGAGCTCCTGGAAGCGGTATGGGGCCACGACTACCTGGGTACCCCCCGGACCGTGGACCAGCACGTGCTCCAGCTACGGGAAAAGCTTTTGGAGGACTCCAAGGCCCCCCGTTTCCTGGAGACCGTGCGGGGTATGGGGTACCGCTTCAAGACACCCACAAGGCCGACCGAGGGGGAAGGGTGA
- a CDS encoding ATP-binding protein, whose product MMGGPENGQRIGVVLGRREATPLEFWVGVEGEGLLRLDDLVVVEGYHPKVGRVRYFGMVDHVAKAHEGESYDTDTFLAVEGKIPVSLAYVAHVSVTRIVPEEFFPPDPGSAVYLAQGEDLELALYYEAMKNQRGSTKLPAGFLKNGEVAYLNLEFLNGVKGGHVNISGISGVAAKTSYATFLLKSLLESGVLEDAHQARVLLFNVKGEDLLFLDKPNLRLSPEARRDYEKLGLDPGPFRSVYFLAPPKKGGEGILPNVETRMEGVKAYYWDLVQFAQKGLLPFLFADRGGMSNLGYLIVHVTEKLRRLAEGQKGPHLLVSDWPGAELPEEITFDDLGRVRLKSFAQLVQYLEYKLLGPEGGKGEGDSTWVARQARGTLEAFVRRLRSSVENVGHLIRGDRPGNPPDPLSGSHQVHVVDLAKLSPQAQMFVVGSLLSDLFAKKERGQYRGRVFVVLDELNKYAPRDEESPIKDVLLDIAERGRSLGVILIGAQQTASEVERRVVGNAAIRVVGRLDAAEAERPEYRYLPTSFRQRALILPQGAVILHQPEIPVPLLLRFPFPAWATKREEVLEDNSAEALRREFF is encoded by the coding sequence ATGATGGGTGGGCCGGAAAACGGGCAACGGATCGGTGTGGTGCTGGGTCGGCGGGAGGCCACCCCCTTGGAGTTCTGGGTGGGGGTGGAAGGGGAAGGGCTTTTGCGCCTGGACGACCTGGTGGTGGTGGAGGGCTATCACCCCAAGGTGGGTAGGGTGCGCTACTTCGGCATGGTGGACCACGTGGCCAAGGCCCATGAGGGAGAAAGCTACGATACCGACACCTTCTTGGCGGTGGAGGGCAAGATCCCCGTGAGCCTGGCCTATGTGGCCCATGTGAGCGTGACCCGCATCGTGCCCGAGGAGTTTTTCCCCCCAGACCCAGGTTCTGCCGTCTACCTGGCCCAAGGGGAGGACCTGGAACTGGCCCTCTACTACGAGGCCATGAAAAACCAAAGGGGAAGCACCAAGCTTCCCGCAGGGTTTCTGAAAAACGGGGAGGTGGCCTACCTCAACCTGGAGTTTTTGAACGGGGTTAAGGGGGGGCATGTCAACATCTCGGGGATCAGCGGGGTGGCGGCCAAGACCAGCTACGCCACCTTCCTCCTGAAGAGCCTCTTGGAAAGCGGGGTCCTGGAGGACGCCCACCAGGCCCGGGTCCTCCTTTTCAACGTGAAGGGGGAAGACCTCCTCTTCCTGGACAAGCCCAACCTGCGCCTTTCCCCGGAGGCCAGAAGGGATTACGAGAAGCTGGGCCTTGACCCGGGGCCCTTTAGGAGCGTGTACTTCCTGGCCCCGCCCAAGAAGGGGGGGGAGGGGATCCTTCCCAACGTGGAAACCCGGATGGAGGGGGTGAAGGCCTACTACTGGGACCTGGTGCAGTTTGCCCAGAAGGGGCTTCTTCCCTTCCTCTTTGCCGACCGGGGGGGGATGAGCAACCTGGGCTACCTCATCGTCCACGTGACGGAAAAGCTGAGGCGGCTGGCGGAAGGGCAGAAGGGCCCCCACCTCCTGGTTTCGGACTGGCCCGGAGCGGAGCTTCCAGAGGAGATCACCTTTGACGACCTGGGCCGGGTGCGGTTGAAAAGCTTCGCCCAACTGGTGCAGTACCTGGAGTACAAGCTTCTGGGACCTGAGGGAGGGAAGGGGGAGGGGGACAGCACCTGGGTGGCCCGCCAGGCCCGGGGGACCCTCGAGGCCTTTGTGCGCCGCCTCCGCTCCAGCGTGGAGAACGTGGGCCACCTGATCCGGGGAGACCGCCCGGGCAACCCCCCGGACCCCCTTTCGGGTAGCCATCAGGTGCACGTGGTGGACTTGGCCAAGCTCTCCCCCCAGGCCCAGATGTTCGTGGTGGGTAGCCTCCTCTCCGACCTCTTCGCCAAGAAGGAGCGGGGCCAGTACCGGGGGCGGGTCTTCGTGGTCTTGGATGAGCTCAACAAGTACGCTCCCCGGGACGAGGAAAGCCCCATCAAGGACGTGCTCCTGGACATCGCCGAACGGGGCCGCTCCTTGGGGGTCATCCTCATCGGGGCGCAGCAGACGGCCAGCGAGGTGGAGCGGAGGGTGGTGGGCAACGCCGCCATCCGGGTGGTGGGCAGGCTGGATGCCGCCGAGGCCGAGCGGCCCGAGTACCGCTACCTCCCCACCTCCTTCCGCCAACGGGCCCTGATCCTGCCCCAAGGGGCGGTGATCCTGCACCAGCCGGAGATCCCTGTGCCCCTTCTCCTGCGCTTTCCCTTCCCCGCCTGGGCCACCAAGCGGGAGGAGGTCTTGGAGGACAACTCCGCCGAGGCCTTGCGCCGGGAATTCTTTTAG
- a CDS encoding DNA double-strand break repair nuclease NurA has protein sequence MAWRLYSLEPLRTEALAGPGEDPPNLQDSGGSYPFHPLEEPWEAKGAPPVPWPEPLYFVDGRERAEALIFDGRRLVLLGCVAAGAVAFAGGGMRLLEPRVRRVGVGLWEPLGLGELVYEPLPLEGGGEPLSPTALQEGLAKARALLEEDLAKGLEGGLLIVDGPVRLRRQGPVLGYIKTHWARYLPEDKEALIPTLRPGERTPMFRVRRGGRELASWYLRLPLPPEGVRPPESGLLRVETPLSPEAKGLADLSLSLFPALASHPVKDPRAPQNLLPVGSLERELSRRMGSRDLVGRILARYLGGG, from the coding sequence ATGGCCTGGCGGCTCTACTCCTTAGAACCCCTTCGCACAGAGGCCTTGGCCGGGCCAGGCGAGGACCCGCCCAACCTCCAGGATTCAGGGGGGAGCTACCCCTTCCACCCTTTGGAGGAGCCTTGGGAGGCCAAGGGGGCCCCGCCCGTGCCCTGGCCAGAGCCCCTTTACTTCGTGGATGGGCGGGAGCGGGCCGAGGCCTTGATCTTCGACGGCCGGAGGCTGGTGCTCTTGGGGTGTGTGGCCGCCGGGGCGGTGGCGTTTGCGGGGGGGGGAATGCGCCTTTTGGAACCCCGGGTGCGCCGGGTGGGGGTGGGGCTTTGGGAACCCTTGGGCCTAGGGGAGTTGGTGTATGAGCCCTTGCCCCTGGAAGGGGGTGGGGAACCCCTTTCCCCCACGGCCTTGCAGGAGGGCTTGGCCAAGGCCCGGGCCCTCTTGGAAGAGGACCTGGCCAAAGGCCTTGAGGGGGGTCTCCTCATCGTGGATGGCCCGGTGCGCCTTAGGCGCCAGGGTCCGGTCCTGGGCTACATCAAAACCCACTGGGCCCGCTACCTCCCTGAGGACAAGGAGGCCCTCATCCCCACCCTAAGGCCCGGGGAGCGGACCCCCATGTTCCGCGTGCGCCGAGGAGGGCGGGAGCTGGCCAGCTGGTACCTGCGCCTGCCCCTTCCTCCCGAGGGGGTACGGCCTCCCGAAAGCGGCCTCCTGCGGGTGGAAACCCCCCTTTCTCCGGAGGCCAAGGGCCTGGCGGACCTCTCCCTAAGCCTCTTCCCGGCCCTGGCCTCCCATCCGGTTAAAGACCCCCGGGCCCCCCAGAACCTCTTGCCCGTGGGAAGCCTGGAACGGGAGCTATCCCGTAGGATGGGAAGCCGGGATCTGGTGGGCCGCATCCTGGCCCGGTATCTGGGAGGTGGATGA
- the prfB gene encoding peptide chain release factor 2 (programmed frameshift), with translation MDLDLLALRLENLRGYLDIPGKEARLKELEKRLEDPALWQNPEEARGVSREAARLRRTVDTFRSLKSDLEGLLELWQEFPAEEREALRPELEEAARKLEDLYHETLLSFPHAEKNAILTIQPGAGGTEACDWAEMLVRMYTRFAERQGFQVELVDLTPGAEAGIDYAQLIVRGENAYGLLSPEAGVHRLVRPSPFDASGRRHTSFAGVEVMPEVDDTVEVVIRPEDLRIDVFRSQGHGGQGVNTTDSAVRIVHLPTGITVTSQATRSQIKNRELAMKVLRSRLYELEWKKKQEELRKLRGEVRPIEWGSQIRSYVLDKQYVKDHRTGLMRFDPQNVLDGDLLDLIWAGLEWKAGRRQGVEEVEAE, from the exons ATGGACCTGGATCTTCTCGCCCTGCGTCTGGAAAACCTCCGGGGGTATCTT GACATCCCCGGTAAGGAAGCTCGTCTAAAAGAGTTGGAAAAGCGCCTGGAAGACCCGGCCCTTTGGCAGAACCCAGAGGAGGCCAGGGGGGTGAGCCGGGAGGCCGCGCGCTTACGGCGCACGGTGGACACCTTCCGTTCCCTAAAGAGCGATCTGGAGGGCCTTCTTGAGCTCTGGCAGGAGTTCCCCGCGGAGGAGCGGGAGGCCTTGAGGCCTGAGCTGGAGGAGGCGGCCAGGAAGCTGGAGGACCTCTACCACGAAACCCTCCTCTCCTTCCCCCATGCGGAGAAGAACGCCATCCTCACCATCCAGCCCGGGGCAGGGGGCACGGAGGCCTGCGACTGGGCGGAGATGCTCGTAAGGATGTATACCCGCTTCGCCGAGCGCCAGGGTTTCCAGGTGGAGCTGGTGGACCTGACCCCGGGGGCGGAGGCCGGCATTGACTACGCCCAGCTCATCGTGCGGGGGGAGAACGCCTATGGCCTCCTTTCCCCAGAGGCCGGAGTCCACCGTCTGGTGCGCCCCTCCCCCTTTGACGCCTCGGGGCGCCGCCACACCTCCTTCGCGGGGGTGGAGGTGATGCCCGAGGTGGACGACACCGTGGAGGTGGTGATCCGGCCTGAGGACCTGCGTATTGATGTCTTCCGGTCCCAAGGCCATGGGGGCCAGGGGGTGAACACCACCGATAGCGCGGTGCGCATCGTTCACCTGCCCACGGGGATCACCGTCACCAGCCAGGCCACCCGGAGCCAGATCAAGAACAGGGAGCTGGCCATGAAGGTGCTCCGCTCCCGCCTTTACGAGCTGGAGTGGAAGAAAAAGCAGGAGGAGCTCCGCAAGCTCCGGGGTGAGGTGCGGCCCATTGAGTGGGGAAGCCAGATCCGCAGCTACGTGCTGGACAAGCAGTACGTGAAGGACCACCGCACGGGCCTCATGCGCTTTGACCCCCAGAACGTCCTGGATGGGGACCTCCTGGACCTCATCTGGGCAGGATTGGAGTGGAAGGCGGGCCGCCGCCAAGGGGTGGAGGAGGTGGAGGCCGAGTAG